A genomic window from Chitinophaga pollutisoli includes:
- a CDS encoding TonB-dependent receptor domain-containing protein, producing the protein MKHLLLFALLCCSTAALAQRSLSGQTSDARTGQPLPGATISVLNGPSVISDANGKFTIPLPKHSAIIVQASFIGYASIIDTLAKGTDNIRFALTETGLFVKPVEVTSLRAGANAPFTKSDMRREDIAKQNLGQDLPLLLNQLTSVTTSSDAGAGIGYTGMRVRGSDITRINVTVNGIPVNDAESQGTFFVNMPDFASSVSSIQLQRGVGTSTNGAGAFGASLNLSTNEFRDKAYGEINASYGSFDSWKTTVSAGSGLINNHFTVDARLSKISSNGYIDRASSDLKSFYTSFAYIANKSSLRFNVFSGKEKTYQAWTGATDEEIKAYGRTYNPNGKMDKGGFYDNETDNYQQDHYQLLFNHAFRPNLHFNAALHYTRGRGYYENWREDDYYADYGITGPVRDGNPLETTDLVRQLWLDNHFYGGVFSLRHDLEKFTYTLGGGWSKYDGKHYGKVIFDENGGFAKDYKWYNLTAFKTDYNIYWKGEYAVTEKLKLFADMQYRHVSYELNGFRKNQDIRQHKKYDFFNPKGGVTFMIDDKQHIYASYAIGNKEPNRDDFEVGLTAPPKHETLRNVEAGYVWRRSNASVSANVYYMNYRNQLVLTGRINDVGAYERVNIPESYRLGLEVEGQYTPVSWFTVQANAALSRNRIMDYTEYLDDWDNGGQKPQSYSDNEISFSPSFVGNATLTFRPFDGFSADVVQKVVGPQHLDNSGDKARRLDSYAVTDLRLNYTVPQRFFRGLGLQFIAYNLTDRKYAPNGYTYGYLEGGSIKSINTYFPMAGINFMAGVKIGL; encoded by the coding sequence ATGAAACATCTGTTGCTCTTTGCACTCCTCTGCTGCTCCACCGCCGCACTGGCCCAAAGATCCCTCTCCGGACAAACCTCCGACGCCCGCACCGGCCAACCACTCCCCGGCGCCACCATCTCCGTCCTCAACGGCCCCTCCGTTATCTCGGACGCCAACGGCAAATTCACCATCCCGCTGCCCAAACACTCGGCTATCATCGTCCAGGCTTCCTTCATCGGGTACGCCTCCATCATCGATACCCTCGCCAAAGGCACCGATAATATCCGCTTCGCGCTCACCGAAACCGGCCTCTTCGTCAAACCCGTGGAAGTCACCTCCCTCCGCGCCGGCGCCAACGCCCCCTTCACCAAATCGGACATGCGCCGCGAAGACATCGCCAAACAAAACCTCGGACAAGACCTCCCCCTCCTCCTCAACCAACTCACCTCCGTAACCACCAGCTCCGACGCCGGCGCCGGCATCGGATACACCGGCATGCGCGTCCGCGGTTCTGATATCACCCGCATCAACGTCACCGTCAACGGCATACCCGTTAACGATGCCGAATCACAAGGCACCTTTTTCGTCAATATGCCCGACTTCGCCTCCTCCGTGTCCAGCATCCAGCTGCAACGCGGCGTAGGCACCTCCACCAACGGAGCCGGTGCGTTCGGCGCTTCCCTCAACCTTTCCACCAACGAATTCCGCGATAAAGCCTACGGCGAAATCAACGCCTCCTACGGCTCGTTCGATTCCTGGAAAACCACCGTCAGCGCAGGATCCGGGCTCATCAACAATCACTTTACGGTGGATGCCCGCCTGTCGAAAATCTCGTCGAACGGGTATATCGACCGCGCCTCCTCCGACCTCAAATCCTTCTACACCTCCTTCGCCTATATCGCCAACAAATCCTCCCTCCGCTTCAACGTTTTCTCCGGCAAGGAAAAAACCTACCAGGCCTGGACCGGCGCCACCGACGAAGAAATCAAGGCATACGGCCGCACCTATAATCCCAACGGGAAAATGGACAAAGGCGGGTTCTACGACAACGAAACCGATAACTACCAGCAGGATCATTACCAACTCCTCTTCAACCACGCCTTCCGTCCCAACCTTCATTTCAACGCCGCACTGCATTACACCCGCGGCCGCGGTTATTATGAAAACTGGCGCGAAGACGATTACTACGCCGACTATGGCATCACCGGCCCCGTCCGCGACGGCAACCCGCTGGAAACCACCGACCTCGTGCGCCAGCTCTGGCTCGACAACCACTTCTATGGCGGCGTTTTCTCCCTCCGCCACGACCTGGAAAAATTCACCTACACCCTCGGCGGTGGCTGGAGCAAATACGACGGCAAACACTACGGCAAAGTAATCTTCGACGAAAACGGCGGGTTCGCCAAAGACTATAAATGGTACAACCTTACCGCGTTCAAAACCGACTACAACATCTACTGGAAAGGCGAATACGCCGTTACGGAGAAGCTGAAACTCTTTGCAGACATGCAATACAGGCATGTCAGCTATGAATTGAACGGCTTCCGCAAAAACCAGGATATCCGTCAACATAAAAAGTACGACTTCTTCAACCCCAAAGGCGGCGTCACTTTCATGATCGACGATAAGCAACATATCTACGCCTCTTACGCCATCGGCAACAAGGAACCGAACCGCGACGATTTTGAAGTAGGCCTGACAGCGCCCCCTAAACACGAAACGCTCCGCAACGTGGAAGCCGGTTATGTCTGGCGCCGTTCCAATGCCAGCGTTTCCGCCAACGTGTACTACATGAACTACCGCAACCAGCTGGTGCTGACCGGTCGCATCAACGACGTAGGCGCTTACGAACGGGTAAACATTCCCGAAAGCTACCGCCTCGGATTGGAAGTGGAAGGCCAGTACACACCGGTTTCCTGGTTCACCGTACAGGCCAACGCCGCGCTCAGCCGCAACCGCATCATGGATTACACTGAATACCTCGACGACTGGGATAATGGCGGACAAAAACCGCAGTCCTATTCCGATAACGAAATTTCCTTCTCCCCGTCGTTTGTCGGCAACGCCACGCTCACCTTCCGCCCCTTCGACGGCTTCTCGGCCGACGTAGTGCAGAAAGTAGTGGGCCCGCAGCATCTCGACAACTCGGGCGACAAGGCCCGCCGCCTCGACAGCTACGCCGTTACCGACCTGCGCCTGAACTACACCGTACCGCAGCGGTTCTTCCGCGGGCTGGGGCTGCAGTTCATCGCCTATAACCTCACCGACCGGAAGTATGCGCCCAATGGCTATACCTACGGCTACCTGGAAGGCGGCAGCATCAAATCGATCAATACTTACTTCCCCATGGCGGGAATCAACTTTATGGCCGGTGTGAAAATCGGTCTCTGA
- a CDS encoding single-stranded DNA-binding protein, which translates to MIKIQLIGHLGKNAVLHDVNGKQVLNFSVAHNERFKNAQGVTQERTIWAECALWAPNAVGAYLLQGTYVFVEGVPFLDLYTSQSGAPACALKVRVTNVQLLSHGPRPEGKTQDEGVVEGSAHLAGVPEDVTEELPF; encoded by the coding sequence ATGATCAAGATCCAATTAATCGGACATCTGGGTAAGAATGCTGTCTTGCATGACGTGAACGGCAAGCAGGTATTGAATTTCAGTGTGGCGCACAATGAGCGTTTCAAGAATGCGCAGGGCGTTACGCAGGAGCGGACGATCTGGGCGGAGTGTGCGTTGTGGGCGCCGAATGCGGTGGGAGCTTACCTGCTGCAGGGGACGTATGTATTTGTGGAGGGTGTTCCCTTCCTGGATTTGTACACGAGCCAGAGTGGAGCGCCGGCGTGTGCGTTGAAAGTGCGTGTGACGAACGTGCAGTTATTGAGCCATGGTCCGAGGCCGGAGGGGAAAACTCAGGACGAGGGAGTTGTGGAAGGATCCGCTCATCTTGCGGGGGTGCCGGAGGATGTTACGGAGGAGTTACCGTTTTGA
- the der gene encoding ribosome biogenesis GTPase Der, translating into MPGFTVAIVGRPNVGKSTLFNRLLEQRKAIVDDVSGVTRDRQYGIADWNGKTFNVIDTGGFVAKSDDVFEREIRKQVKIAMEEANVLVFMCDVTTGITDLDADVADLLRRSSKPVFLTVNKVDNPQRQLEAAEFYSMGFENIHFLSSMTGSGTGELLDEIAALIPDEEQATDENEGIPKIAIIGQPNVGKSSLLNALVGEERNIVSDVAGTTRDTIHTRYRLFQKDFMLIDTAGIRRKAKVHEDLEFYSVIRAIKAVDEADVCLLVLDAEKGIAGQDLSIFSLAARKGKGLVIFVNKWDLVEKETNTARDYEKELRNRIAPFTDVPIIFGSVIEKQRIFKAVETALEVYDNRQRKVQTSVLNDIMLKAIEAHRPPVVRGTAIKIKYVTQLPTHTPAFAFFANLPDDIKTPYKNYLENKLREHFNFQGVPIRIFFRKK; encoded by the coding sequence ATGCCAGGGTTTACTGTAGCCATCGTAGGCCGCCCGAACGTTGGGAAATCCACCCTCTTCAACCGCCTCCTAGAACAAAGAAAGGCCATCGTGGACGACGTCAGCGGCGTTACCCGCGACCGGCAGTACGGCATCGCCGACTGGAACGGAAAAACCTTCAACGTCATCGATACCGGCGGGTTCGTCGCCAAGTCGGACGATGTCTTCGAACGCGAAATACGCAAACAGGTGAAAATCGCCATGGAAGAAGCCAATGTGCTTGTGTTCATGTGCGACGTTACCACCGGCATCACCGACCTCGATGCCGACGTGGCCGACCTGCTCCGCCGTTCCTCCAAACCCGTGTTCCTCACCGTCAATAAAGTCGATAACCCGCAACGCCAGCTCGAAGCCGCCGAATTCTATTCCATGGGCTTCGAAAACATCCACTTCCTCTCCTCCATGACAGGCAGCGGCACCGGCGAACTGCTCGACGAGATCGCGGCCCTCATCCCCGACGAAGAACAGGCTACCGACGAAAACGAAGGCATCCCCAAAATCGCCATCATCGGCCAGCCGAACGTGGGTAAATCTTCCCTCCTCAACGCCCTCGTCGGCGAAGAGCGCAACATCGTTTCTGATGTCGCCGGCACCACCCGCGATACCATCCATACCCGCTACCGCCTCTTCCAGAAGGATTTCATGCTGATCGACACGGCTGGTATCCGCCGGAAAGCCAAAGTGCACGAAGACCTCGAATTCTATTCCGTGATCCGCGCCATCAAAGCCGTGGACGAAGCCGACGTTTGCCTACTCGTTCTCGATGCCGAAAAAGGCATCGCCGGACAGGACCTCAGCATCTTCAGCCTCGCCGCCCGCAAAGGCAAGGGCCTCGTGATTTTCGTGAACAAGTGGGACCTGGTGGAGAAAGAAACCAACACCGCCCGCGACTACGAAAAAGAGCTCCGCAACCGCATCGCGCCGTTTACTGATGTGCCCATCATCTTCGGCTCGGTGATCGAGAAACAGCGCATCTTCAAAGCCGTGGAAACCGCCCTGGAAGTATACGATAACCGCCAGCGCAAAGTGCAGACCTCGGTCCTGAACGATATCATGCTAAAGGCGATCGAGGCGCACCGCCCGCCGGTGGTTCGCGGAACAGCTATCAAAATCAAATACGTGACGCAGTTGCCGACGCACACGCCGGCATTCGCGTTTTTCGCGAATCTGCCCGACGATATCAAAACGCCGTATAAAAATTACCTGGAGAACAAGCTGCGTGAACACTTTAATTTCCAGGGTGTTCCGATCCGGATTTTCTTCAGAAAGAAATAA
- a CDS encoding S41 family peptidase — MSDNRRLKVWLPLMFAFALALGMYLGHKMPAARNSDSVSFFLNKRSSLQEVLDLLKYNYVDTLDVATIQEEAIEGLLSHLDPHSVYIPPADVQEVNEDLDGNFEGIGVEFNIIRDTVNILSVIAGGPSDAAGVLTGDKILKVNDSVNVAGKNITAEDIRKLLRGPRNSQVKTQMLRGAKQLDITITRGVIPLNSVDAAYMTAPGVGYIKISKFAATTYTEFLEAARKLEKQGMKKLVIDLRQNGGGLLDAATRLADEVLDGNKLIVYTQGKNSPRQDYTCSRPGVFEKGDLAILIDEGSASASEVLAGAVQDWDRGIIIGRRSFGKGLVQEPFELDNGATLRLTIARYYLPSNRSIQKSYDNGREAYDEDIANRYNHGEFLNGDSIRPVDSSLKFRKPGPSGAIVYGGGGITPDVFIPFDTTRYSELLTGLYNRNVFGDYVYQYYTANATEFSGFKDASAFNREWNVSDAMMAGFRALAAEEGVNMSRATAKDNEEIRLRIKALLARQRWRSEGFYEVSNAGDPAIEAAIKKLSTENN, encoded by the coding sequence ATGTCGGACAACAGAAGATTAAAAGTTTGGCTGCCTCTCATGTTTGCCTTCGCGCTGGCGCTGGGCATGTACCTGGGGCACAAGATGCCAGCTGCCCGGAACAGCGATTCCGTCAGTTTTTTCCTGAACAAAAGGAGCTCCCTGCAGGAAGTGCTCGACCTGCTGAAATATAATTACGTAGACACGCTGGACGTAGCCACTATACAGGAAGAAGCCATCGAAGGCCTCCTCTCCCACCTCGACCCGCACTCCGTCTACATCCCTCCGGCCGACGTGCAGGAGGTGAACGAAGACCTCGACGGCAACTTCGAAGGCATCGGGGTAGAGTTTAACATTATCCGCGATACCGTCAACATCCTGAGCGTAATCGCCGGCGGCCCCTCCGATGCGGCAGGCGTGCTTACGGGCGACAAAATCCTGAAAGTGAACGACTCCGTGAACGTAGCCGGGAAGAACATCACCGCCGAGGATATCCGCAAACTGCTCCGCGGCCCCCGCAATTCGCAGGTGAAAACCCAAATGCTGCGCGGCGCCAAACAGCTGGATATCACCATCACCCGCGGTGTCATCCCCCTGAACAGCGTAGACGCGGCCTATATGACGGCTCCCGGCGTCGGTTATATCAAAATCAGCAAATTCGCCGCCACCACCTACACCGAGTTCCTCGAAGCCGCGCGCAAACTGGAAAAACAGGGTATGAAGAAGCTGGTGATCGACCTCCGCCAGAACGGCGGTGGCCTCCTCGACGCCGCCACCCGGCTGGCCGACGAGGTGCTGGATGGTAATAAACTCATCGTGTATACGCAGGGTAAGAACTCCCCGCGCCAGGACTACACCTGCTCCCGCCCCGGCGTGTTCGAGAAAGGGGACCTGGCCATCCTGATCGACGAAGGCTCCGCTTCCGCCAGTGAAGTACTGGCCGGCGCCGTGCAGGATTGGGACCGCGGCATCATCATCGGCCGCCGCAGCTTTGGGAAAGGCCTGGTACAGGAGCCTTTCGAGCTCGACAACGGCGCTACCCTTCGCCTGACCATCGCCCGCTATTACCTTCCCTCCAACCGCAGCATCCAGAAGAGCTACGACAACGGCCGTGAGGCATACGACGAAGACATCGCTAACCGCTATAACCATGGCGAATTCCTGAACGGCGACAGCATCCGCCCGGTGGATTCCAGCCTGAAGTTCCGGAAACCCGGTCCCAGCGGCGCTATTGTGTACGGCGGCGGTGGCATCACCCCGGATGTATTCATTCCTTTTGACACCACCCGTTATTCCGAACTACTCACCGGTTTATACAACCGGAACGTGTTTGGCGACTACGTGTATCAATATTATACCGCCAATGCCACGGAATTCAGCGGCTTTAAGGACGCGTCCGCCTTCAACCGCGAATGGAACGTGAGCGACGCGATGATGGCTGGTTTCCGCGCCCTCGCTGCTGAAGAAGGCGTGAATATGTCGCGCGCAACGGCGAAAGACAACGAGGAGATCCGCCTCCGCATCAAAGCCCTCCTGGCCAGGCAGCGCTGGCGCAGCGAAGGTTTCTATGAAGTCTCCAACGCCGGCGACCCCGCCATTGAAGCGGCGATAAAAAAATTGAGCACAGAAAATAATTAG
- a CDS encoding N-acetylglucosamine kinase — MPSKVKLVADSGSTKTEWCLIDGKRRQTWMTQGLSPYFLTSIQIEEAIRAELLPQMDGILPEKVFFYGTGCKAENNVKLVHKALHTVWPQAKIEVSHDLMGAARALCGHEPGIASILGTGSNSCYFNGKDIEKNNPGLGFVLGDEGSGAYLGKKVLQYYLYETFDGDLRYRFDQKFNISRDEILDAVYRQPLPNRFLASFAPFLAENRGHFMIENILEDGLNEFFFNHLYKYSESWTAPCTLRAASPSTSATSSRPSATSTSSSWEG; from the coding sequence ATGCCTTCGAAAGTTAAGCTGGTGGCGGATAGTGGGTCCACTAAAACGGAATGGTGCCTGATAGATGGAAAGCGGCGGCAAACCTGGATGACGCAGGGCCTGAGCCCTTATTTTCTGACCAGCATACAGATAGAAGAAGCGATCCGGGCGGAGCTGCTGCCGCAGATGGATGGTATTTTGCCCGAAAAGGTCTTTTTTTACGGTACCGGCTGCAAGGCGGAGAACAATGTGAAACTGGTCCACAAGGCCCTCCATACCGTGTGGCCCCAGGCGAAAATCGAGGTTTCCCATGACCTGATGGGCGCCGCCCGCGCCCTCTGCGGCCACGAGCCCGGCATCGCCAGCATCCTCGGCACCGGATCCAATTCCTGCTACTTCAACGGGAAAGACATCGAAAAGAACAATCCCGGCCTCGGTTTCGTACTGGGCGACGAAGGCTCCGGCGCCTACCTCGGCAAAAAAGTGCTCCAATATTACCTATACGAAACCTTTGACGGAGACCTCCGGTACCGGTTCGACCAGAAATTCAACATCAGCCGCGACGAGATCCTCGACGCCGTGTACCGTCAACCGCTCCCCAACCGCTTTCTCGCATCTTTCGCGCCCTTCCTGGCCGAAAACCGCGGGCATTTCATGATCGAAAACATCCTGGAAGACGGACTCAACGAGTTCTTCTTCAATCATCTTTATAAATACAGCGAAAGCTGGACCGCCCCCTGCACTTTACGGGCAGCATCGCCTTCCACTTCCGCGACGTCCTCCAGGCCCTCTGCGACCTCTACGAGCTCCAGCTGGGAAGGGTGA
- a CDS encoding succinate dehydrogenase cytochrome b subunit gives MKWSQFFSTSIGKKLLVGATGFFLCTFLIVHLAGNLSLMKDDGGQAFNLYADFMGHNPLIQTLAWGLKVVILIHAFLAIQLTIRNRAARPVKYAVKPGNSTSSWYSRQMAVMGSLLLIFLVIHLANFWWKMHFGSLDSATYEGKEVGDLYKAVWFAFENIGLVALYVIGMIALSFHLIHGFKSSMQTFGWNHPKYNGMINFIGLWLFGILIPLLFAVIPVYIYIKQI, from the coding sequence ATGAAATGGTCGCAATTCTTTTCAACCTCCATTGGTAAAAAACTGCTGGTTGGTGCCACCGGCTTTTTCCTGTGCACATTTTTGATCGTGCACCTGGCCGGCAACCTGTCGTTGATGAAAGACGATGGTGGTCAGGCCTTTAATTTGTATGCGGATTTCATGGGACACAATCCCCTGATCCAGACGTTGGCCTGGGGGCTTAAAGTGGTGATCCTTATCCACGCTTTCCTCGCCATTCAGCTGACAATCCGAAACCGGGCAGCCCGTCCGGTGAAATACGCAGTTAAGCCGGGTAATTCTACCTCCTCGTGGTATAGCCGTCAGATGGCGGTGATGGGTAGCCTTCTCCTTATTTTCCTTGTGATCCACCTTGCCAATTTCTGGTGGAAGATGCACTTCGGTTCGCTGGACAGTGCCACTTATGAAGGCAAGGAAGTGGGTGATCTGTACAAGGCTGTATGGTTTGCCTTTGAGAACATCGGGTTGGTGGCATTGTACGTGATCGGCATGATTGCGCTGTCTTTCCACCTGATCCACGGTTTCAAAAGCTCGATGCAGACTTTCGGCTGGAACCACCCGAAGTACAACGGCATGATCAATTTCATCGGCCTCTGGCTGTTTGGCATCCTGATCCCGCTGCTCTTCGCCGTGATCCCCGTGTACATTTACATTAAACAAATCTGA
- the murQ gene encoding N-acetylmuramic acid 6-phosphate etherase translates to MAFTKVTEQPSHYRHLETMAIQEVLTNINNEDKTVPLAVEKAIPQITKLTAAIADKMLAGGRLFYMGAGTSGRLGILDASECPPTYGVPQGLVVGLIAGGDSAIRRAVENAEDDREQGWRDLQQWNITDKDVVVGIAASGTTPYVIGALKTCRENGIVTGSISCNPGSPVSEHADFPVEVVVGPEFVTGSTRMKSGTAQKLVLNMISTTVMIQLGRVEDNKMVNMQLSNEKLVDRGVKMVMEQLQLSDYETAKGLLLEYGSVKRAVESRK, encoded by the coding sequence ATGGCATTTACCAAAGTCACAGAGCAGCCGAGCCATTACCGCCACCTGGAAACCATGGCCATCCAGGAAGTGCTGACCAATATCAACAACGAAGACAAAACCGTTCCCCTGGCCGTTGAGAAGGCCATCCCCCAGATTACGAAACTGACTGCCGCTATCGCCGACAAGATGCTGGCCGGCGGACGCCTCTTTTATATGGGCGCCGGCACGAGCGGCCGGCTCGGCATCCTCGACGCTTCCGAGTGCCCGCCAACGTACGGCGTGCCTCAGGGGTTGGTGGTAGGGCTTATCGCCGGTGGCGACTCCGCCATCCGCAGGGCCGTGGAAAATGCGGAAGACGACCGCGAGCAGGGCTGGCGTGACCTCCAGCAATGGAACATCACCGATAAAGACGTGGTTGTGGGCATCGCGGCGAGCGGCACCACTCCATATGTAATAGGCGCCCTCAAAACCTGCCGTGAAAACGGTATTGTCACGGGTTCCATCTCCTGCAACCCCGGGTCCCCGGTTTCCGAACACGCCGACTTCCCCGTGGAAGTGGTGGTAGGCCCCGAATTCGTGACCGGTTCCACGCGGATGAAATCCGGAACGGCGCAGAAGCTCGTGCTCAACATGATCTCCACCACCGTCATGATCCAGTTGGGAAGGGTGGAAGATAATAAGATGGTCAATATGCAGCTGAGCAACGAAAAGCTGGTAGACCGTGGCGTGAAGATGGTGATGGAGCAGCTCCAGCTGTCCGACTACGAAACGGCGAAAGGGTTGTTGCTGGAATACGGCAGCGTGAAGCGCGCGGTGGAAAGCAGAAAATGA
- a CDS encoding type II toxin-antitoxin system MqsA family antitoxin, with product MECSFCNQGVMGEGLKDIVLQNGNAVIVVHGIPAMVCSHCGHYDLPKEVQEELEKITREILQRDAHMKMFRMRKGEA from the coding sequence ATGGAATGTTCATTTTGTAATCAAGGCGTGATGGGAGAAGGGCTGAAAGACATTGTGCTGCAAAACGGGAATGCAGTAATCGTCGTTCACGGCATACCCGCGATGGTTTGCAGCCATTGCGGGCATTATGATTTGCCAAAAGAAGTGCAGGAGGAACTGGAAAAAATAACCAGGGAGATCCTTCAGCGGGACGCGCACATGAAAATGTTCCGGATGCGGAAAGGCGAGGCGTGA
- the era gene encoding GTPase Era, producing the protein MMHRAGFVNIFGKPNAGKSTLLNAILGEKLAIVSPKVQTTRHRITGVLTEPGYQIVFSDTPGIIDPKYKMHEKMMSAVKSALEDADVALLLMDARDNLDECLELFASLKLKGTSILVINKMDNLEASTIEALREKCIAWGKAKSVIFISAIQKKNIDLLKKEIVQLLPESEPFYPEDTLTDRSTRFFVAEMIREQIFHLFEDEIPYHTAVVVTLFQEKQTLTKISADIVVTRETQKGIILGERGRSIREIGSRARQEIEKFLDRKVFLELHVKVRDKWRDNDKYLREYGLL; encoded by the coding sequence ATGATGCATCGCGCAGGATTTGTCAATATTTTCGGGAAACCGAACGCCGGGAAGTCAACCCTTCTCAACGCCATCCTCGGCGAAAAACTCGCTATTGTCTCCCCGAAAGTACAAACCACCCGCCACCGCATTACCGGCGTCCTCACCGAACCCGGCTACCAGATCGTATTCTCCGACACCCCAGGCATCATCGACCCGAAGTACAAAATGCACGAGAAAATGATGTCCGCCGTCAAATCCGCCCTGGAAGACGCCGACGTTGCCCTGCTCCTCATGGATGCACGCGACAACCTCGACGAATGCCTCGAACTCTTCGCTTCACTCAAGCTCAAAGGAACCTCCATCCTCGTCATCAACAAAATGGACAACCTCGAAGCCTCCACCATTGAAGCCCTCAGAGAAAAATGCATCGCCTGGGGCAAAGCAAAATCCGTCATATTTATCTCCGCCATACAGAAGAAAAATATCGACCTCCTCAAAAAGGAAATCGTTCAGCTCCTCCCCGAAAGCGAACCCTTTTACCCGGAAGACACCCTCACCGACCGCTCCACCCGATTCTTCGTGGCCGAAATGATCCGTGAACAAATCTTCCACCTCTTCGAAGACGAAATCCCCTACCACACCGCCGTAGTGGTCACCCTCTTCCAGGAAAAACAAACGCTGACGAAAATCTCCGCCGATATCGTCGTAACGCGCGAAACGCAAAAAGGCATCATCCTTGGCGAAAGAGGCCGCTCCATCCGCGAAATCGGATCCCGCGCCCGCCAGGAAATCGAGAAATTCCTCGACCGGAAGGTTTTCCTCGAACTGCATGTCAAAGTGCGCGACAAATGGCGGGACAACGATAAGTACCTCCGTGAATACGGATTGCTTTAA
- a CDS encoding AraC family transcriptional regulator ligand-binding domain-containing protein — MQDYQQQLLRALLAYAGQRGADPRRLCALSNIDARILQQGHTVGVTCAQVNSLWKNAAHATGDPLFGLHFGESMQLAALGVVGQIIQMSNTAGEAIAHAGALTPLLTDMFRMQVHHGAKQFSISFVADPEQAKEAPYTFRHFGTFVAVFSVHELDGLLMRRLAPVSVQLPYEVLESAEYERVLRAPLRKKGKDITVTFDNTWLHQEILSANYELQNILLKQVHALQAGAQPAGDFHARIYQFLLSNSYLYSASLEAVAANFSMSTRSLQRKLRDEGVSFLQIQDEVRKALAMDYLRSGHHSVKDIAYMLGYNESSAFLKAFKRWTGKTPGEVRRA, encoded by the coding sequence ATGCAGGATTATCAGCAACAACTTCTTCGCGCGTTACTGGCTTATGCGGGCCAGCGCGGCGCCGATCCCCGGCGCCTGTGCGCTCTTTCCAACATCGACGCGCGCATTTTGCAGCAGGGGCATACGGTCGGCGTTACCTGCGCCCAGGTAAACAGTTTGTGGAAGAATGCGGCCCATGCCACGGGGGATCCGCTTTTCGGCCTTCACTTCGGCGAATCCATGCAGCTGGCGGCTTTGGGGGTGGTTGGGCAGATCATCCAGATGAGCAACACCGCGGGCGAAGCGATTGCCCATGCCGGCGCGCTGACACCGCTGTTGACTGATATGTTCCGCATGCAGGTGCATCACGGTGCAAAACAATTTTCCATCAGTTTTGTGGCTGATCCGGAGCAAGCGAAAGAAGCACCTTATACCTTCCGGCATTTCGGAACGTTTGTGGCTGTTTTTTCCGTGCATGAACTGGATGGATTGCTGATGAGGCGGCTGGCCCCGGTATCCGTGCAGCTGCCTTATGAGGTGTTGGAATCCGCCGAATATGAGCGCGTGCTGCGGGCGCCGCTGCGCAAAAAGGGGAAGGATATTACCGTTACTTTCGATAATACCTGGCTGCACCAGGAAATCCTGTCCGCCAACTATGAATTACAAAATATCCTGCTCAAACAGGTGCACGCGCTGCAAGCCGGTGCGCAACCTGCCGGGGATTTTCATGCCCGCATCTATCAATTCCTTCTTTCCAATTCCTACCTCTATTCCGCCTCCCTCGAAGCCGTGGCCGCCAATTTCAGCATGAGCACACGCAGCCTGCAGCGCAAGCTCCGCGACGAAGGCGTTTCCTTCCTCCAGATCCAGGACGAAGTCCGCAAAGCCCTCGCGATGGATTATCTCCGCTCCGGCCATCATTCCGTCAAAGACATCGCTTACATGCTGGGCTACAACGAGTCCAGCGCATTCCTCAAAGCTTTCAAAAGATGGACGGGCAAAACACCAGGGGAGGTGCGCCGCGCCTGA